A single region of the Mycobacterium lentiflavum genome encodes:
- a CDS encoding transposase family protein has protein sequence MDAGYEANHPNSRSHPHADANRTRHERLREALQRVPDPRDRRGVRYPLVGVLALAVTATLAGCRSFAATGQ, from the coding sequence TTGGATGCAGGTTACGAAGCCAACCATCCGAACTCGAGGTCACACCCGCATGCCGATGCAAACCGGACGCGCCACGAACGACTGCGGGAAGCCCTTCAGAGGGTGCCCGACCCACGCGACCGGCGCGGGGTGCGCTACCCGCTGGTCGGAGTGCTCGCGCTGGCGGTCACAGCTACCTTGGCTGGGTGCCGGTCGTTCGCGGCGACGGGTCAGTAG
- a CDS encoding ISAs1 family transposase — protein MPAHTTRNTERGRRITRTIKVADVPAWIDFPDAAQVSQLRRTVTDNGAITVEVDYLITSANHTTAPLKRPAAWVQGRWSIENRLHWVQDVTFAEDGSGIRTGQAPRVMATCRNLVIGMLRTTGWDNIAAGLRHHTRHPDHALKLVLTS, from the coding sequence ATGCCCGCGCACACGACCCGTAACACTGAGCGTGGCCGGCGCATCACCCGAACGATCAAGGTCGCCGACGTTCCCGCCTGGATCGACTTCCCCGACGCAGCCCAAGTCTCCCAACTACGCCGCACCGTCACCGATAACGGAGCCATAACCGTCGAGGTCGACTACCTGATCACCTCAGCAAACCACACGACGGCGCCGCTGAAGCGACCCGCCGCCTGGGTACAAGGCCGCTGGAGCATAGAAAATCGCCTTCACTGGGTCCAAGACGTCACTTTCGCCGAGGACGGATCAGGGATACGTACCGGCCAAGCGCCACGAGTGATGGCCACCTGCCGCAACCTCGTTATCGGCATGCTCCGAACCACCGGATGGGACAACATCGCCGCCGGCCTACGCCACCACACCAGACACCCCGATCACGCCCTCAAATTGGTCCTAACCTCATGA
- a CDS encoding IS110 family transposase encodes MDVHREFAQLAVVEDGILRDEGKIGVTPEALRAWASELRPDDEVALEATGNSDAIATLLTPLVARVVVSNPSKTRAIAEAKVKTDKVDARILAQLLAADFLPPVWLPDDRTRSLRRQVMRRAHVVRQRTRLKNQVHAILARNLAPTPPVSDLFGKTGRHWLSRQPLPADERASVQALLRQLDFHAHELALVDRELAQEALTDPMVARLMTIPGVDAIAGISIVAAVGDFSRFDDPDKLVAYIGLNPKVRQSGNSAPVHGRISKAGRAHVRGVLVEAAWSASRAPGPLRAFYQRIKSRRGFQTAIVATARKMTVLAWHLVTKDQDYAFARPGLVTHKRRKLELAAGAPSRRGNYRQPGAAYNSKHRRDEENAVVEQAERAYEVLVAHWQPRKPATNHRSP; translated from the coding sequence ATGGATGTGCACCGCGAGTTCGCGCAGCTGGCGGTGGTCGAGGACGGGATCCTCCGCGACGAAGGCAAGATCGGAGTGACGCCAGAAGCATTGCGGGCGTGGGCGTCTGAACTACGCCCGGATGATGAGGTGGCGTTGGAGGCCACCGGAAACAGCGATGCGATCGCTACTCTGCTCACACCGCTGGTGGCCCGTGTGGTGGTGTCGAACCCGTCGAAGACGCGGGCGATCGCCGAGGCGAAGGTGAAAACCGACAAGGTCGATGCGCGGATCTTGGCGCAGTTGCTGGCAGCGGATTTTCTGCCACCGGTGTGGCTGCCCGACGATCGGACCCGCAGTCTGCGCCGGCAGGTGATGCGTCGTGCTCACGTGGTGCGTCAACGGACTCGGCTGAAGAATCAGGTGCACGCGATCCTGGCCCGTAACCTCGCACCGACGCCGCCGGTGTCGGATTTGTTTGGCAAGACCGGTCGGCACTGGCTCTCGCGTCAGCCGTTACCTGCCGATGAACGCGCCAGCGTGCAGGCGTTGTTGCGTCAGTTGGACTTTCACGCCCATGAACTCGCTTTGGTCGATAGAGAGCTGGCCCAAGAAGCGCTCACCGATCCGATGGTGGCCCGGTTGATGACCATCCCTGGTGTCGATGCGATCGCCGGCATCTCCATTGTGGCCGCGGTCGGCGACTTCTCTCGGTTCGACGATCCCGACAAGTTAGTGGCCTATATCGGGCTCAACCCGAAGGTGCGCCAGTCCGGGAATTCCGCGCCGGTGCACGGTCGGATCAGCAAAGCCGGCCGCGCCCATGTGCGTGGTGTGCTGGTGGAGGCGGCCTGGTCGGCCAGTCGCGCACCAGGGCCCTTGCGTGCGTTCTATCAGCGCATCAAATCCCGACGCGGATTTCAGACCGCGATCGTGGCCACCGCCCGCAAGATGACGGTGCTCGCATGGCATTTGGTGACCAAGGACCAGGACTACGCCTTCGCTCGACCAGGGCTGGTCACCCACAAGCGCCGAAAGCTCGAACTGGCCGCCGGGGCGCCGTCACGCCGCGGCAACTACCGCCAGCCCGGCGCGGCCTATAACAGCAAGCACCGCCGCGACGAAGAGAACGCGGTCGTCGAACAGGCCGAACGTGCCTACGAAGTCCTCGTCGCCCACTGGCAACCCCGCAAACCCGCCACCAATCACCGCTCACCTTGA
- a CDS encoding TetR/AcrR family transcriptional regulator — MSSLPQAHSAGVDDVDPRRTRSRNRLLDAATALLTSGGIEAVTVDAVTKASKVAKTTLYRQFNSSSHLLAATFERLLPQVESLLPAPGLLREQLIELLTRQAGVFAEAPLHVTVLAWLALGPAAPAEQHASTALRARVIEQYRWPFDAVLQHATARAELDDFDPQLALCQLIGPLAFARITGLRATTADDCARIADDFLAAHRSVDSPARGTISLTVFPAVSISRFRLPGIGRRK, encoded by the coding sequence ATGAGCAGCCTGCCGCAAGCCCACAGCGCCGGCGTCGACGATGTCGACCCGCGGCGAACTCGATCCCGCAACCGGCTTCTCGACGCCGCAACAGCCTTGCTCACCAGCGGCGGCATCGAAGCCGTCACCGTCGACGCGGTGACCAAAGCCTCCAAAGTCGCCAAAACCACCCTTTACCGCCAATTCAACAGCTCGTCACACCTGCTCGCGGCCACTTTCGAACGGCTACTTCCCCAAGTCGAATCACTGCTACCCGCCCCAGGCTTGCTGCGCGAACAACTCATTGAGCTGCTGACCCGCCAGGCCGGCGTCTTCGCTGAGGCGCCGCTGCACGTCACCGTCCTGGCCTGGCTCGCGCTTGGCCCCGCCGCGCCAGCTGAACAGCACGCCTCCACGGCCCTGCGCGCCCGCGTCATCGAGCAGTACCGCTGGCCCTTCGACGCCGTTCTGCAACACGCCACAGCACGAGCCGAACTCGACGACTTCGACCCACAACTGGCTTTGTGCCAACTCATCGGCCCGCTGGCATTCGCGCGAATAACCGGCCTGCGCGCCACCACCGCCGACGACTGCGCACGCATCGCCGACGACTTCCTAGCCGCTCACCGATCTGTCGACAGCCCAGCACGCGGGACTATCTCGCTAACGGTGTTTCCGGCGGTTTCCATCAGTAGGTTTCGGCTGCCGGGAATCGGTCGCCGAAAGTGA
- a CDS encoding PaaI family thioesterase, whose protein sequence is MPVSVPQLLPYHTSTCLGCGPQNPHGLHLVAHRSGDSVYADVTFTDRHVGAPGLAHGGAVAAACDDVLGFTPWLIGAPAVTRRLTVEYLLPVPLNQPHRITAHIEMRQGRALHVRAAGVGGDGIIRFTADAVFVLVDAEHFAAHGDVSGFGGLLEQFGRDGVSRNGLAR, encoded by the coding sequence TTGCCGGTGTCGGTCCCGCAATTGCTGCCCTACCACACTTCGACATGTTTGGGTTGTGGGCCGCAGAATCCGCATGGCCTGCATTTGGTGGCACATCGCAGTGGCGATTCGGTATACGCCGATGTGACGTTCACCGACCGCCACGTCGGCGCTCCCGGGCTTGCCCACGGTGGTGCTGTTGCTGCGGCGTGCGACGACGTGCTGGGTTTTACGCCGTGGCTCATTGGAGCCCCGGCAGTCACTCGCCGCCTGACTGTCGAGTACTTGCTGCCGGTTCCACTGAACCAGCCTCATCGGATCACGGCCCACATTGAGATGCGACAGGGCCGCGCGTTGCACGTCAGAGCCGCTGGCGTCGGCGGCGATGGGATCATCCGCTTCACCGCCGATGCGGTGTTCGTGCTGGTCGACGCCGAACATTTCGCCGCTCACGGCGACGTGTCCGGTTTTGGCGGCCTGCTGGAGCAATTCGGTCGCGATGGGGTGTCCCGAAACGGCCTGGCTCGATGA
- a CDS encoding TetR family transcriptional regulator encodes MSAAPHLAAERWEALLDEAVRLASVGGYDAVQMRAVAKHAGMAVGTLYRYVPSKNYLLAVALTRQFHRVEAGWHWTAGAATPAQRLGVPGHKVGRSLLTGGSPPSAL; translated from the coding sequence GTGAGCGCCGCACCGCACCTGGCAGCGGAGCGATGGGAAGCGTTGCTGGATGAGGCGGTGAGATTGGCGTCGGTGGGCGGCTACGACGCCGTGCAAATGCGCGCAGTTGCCAAACATGCCGGCATGGCCGTGGGCACGTTGTATCGCTACGTTCCGTCGAAGAATTACCTGCTGGCGGTCGCGCTGACGCGTCAATTTCACCGTGTGGAGGCAGGCTGGCACTGGACGGCCGGCGCCGCTACGCCCGCGCAGCGACTGGGTGTACCTGGTCATAAGGTTGGTCGCAGTCTGCTGACGGGCGGTAGCCCGCCGAGTGCGCTGTGA
- a CDS encoding IS481 family transposase: MSHRNARTTFRGRLLIVQRHRAGWAKARIAEAMGLSRKCVHTWITRFDADGQAGLFDRSSRPHTMPTRTPQSLENRIVASRQRHRCGPDEIAEKLGVSARTVSRVLRRRGVPYLRDCDPMTGELIRSSKSTAVRYERLRPGELVHMDVKKLGCVPEGGGWRALGRANRVRDHKAGIGFDYVHSLVDDYSRLAYSEILPDEKGPTCAAFLQRAAAYFRDHGIPAIECVMTDNAWAYRWSLRAICAEIGASQIFIKPHCPWQNGKVERLNRTLQTEWAYRQVFTSNAQRAAALAPWLKHYNTERRHSALGGLPPVSRLRPTL; encoded by the coding sequence ATGTCTCACCGTAATGCCCGTACCACCTTTCGCGGCCGGCTGCTGATCGTGCAACGGCATCGAGCGGGTTGGGCCAAAGCTCGTATCGCCGAGGCGATGGGCTTGTCGCGCAAGTGCGTGCATACCTGGATCACCCGGTTCGATGCTGACGGACAAGCGGGTTTATTTGACCGGTCCTCGCGGCCTCACACGATGCCCACACGAACCCCGCAAAGCCTGGAGAACCGGATCGTAGCCTCGCGCCAGCGCCACCGGTGCGGCCCGGATGAGATCGCAGAAAAGCTCGGTGTGAGCGCCCGTACTGTGTCACGGGTGCTCCGCCGACGCGGGGTGCCGTATCTGCGGGACTGCGACCCGATGACGGGCGAGCTGATACGTTCCTCGAAGTCCACGGCCGTGCGCTATGAGCGGCTGCGACCGGGCGAGCTGGTCCACATGGACGTCAAAAAGCTCGGCTGCGTCCCCGAAGGCGGGGGTTGGCGGGCTCTTGGCCGTGCCAATAGGGTGCGAGACCACAAGGCGGGCATCGGCTTTGACTACGTCCACTCTCTAGTCGACGACTATTCCCGGCTGGCCTACAGCGAGATTCTTCCCGACGAGAAAGGCCCAACTTGCGCCGCCTTTTTGCAGCGGGCAGCCGCGTACTTTCGCGATCACGGCATCCCCGCCATCGAATGCGTCATGACCGACAACGCCTGGGCCTATCGCTGGTCGCTGCGCGCGATCTGCGCCGAGATCGGCGCCAGTCAGATCTTCATCAAGCCGCACTGCCCTTGGCAGAATGGCAAGGTCGAGCGCCTAAACCGCACCCTGCAAACCGAATGGGCCTACCGACAGGTCTTCACCTCCAACGCCCAGCGTGCCGCAGCCCTTGCCCCCTGGCTCAAGCACTACAACACTGAACGCCGTCACAGCGCACTCGGCGGGCTACCGCCCGTCAGCAGACTGCGACCAACCTTATGA
- a CDS encoding IS5 family transposase has product MLTNTPRTSPATRGAGSNYTNLTIEPPDHGIGRSRGGLTSKIHHLVDGRGRPLVVLVGAGHAHDGPVLEHLLAHLKVDRRRGGRPRTRPDRLRGDKAYSSRATRTRLRRRGIGAVIPEPSDQIAHRKRRGARGGRPPAFNAEDYKGRNVVERNFNDVKQWRGLATRYDKLALVYRGAAVLRAITLWLSHLSDTP; this is encoded by the coding sequence GTGCTCACCAACACGCCACGAACATCACCCGCGACACGGGGGGCTGGGTCGAATTACACGAATCTGACGATCGAGCCGCCTGACCACGGCATTGGCCGCTCCCGCGGCGGATTGACCAGCAAAATTCATCATCTCGTCGACGGCCGCGGACGACCCTTGGTGGTGCTCGTGGGCGCCGGCCACGCCCACGACGGACCGGTGTTGGAGCATTTGCTCGCACACTTGAAAGTGGACCGCCGCCGCGGCGGCCGACCACGGACCCGCCCCGATCGCCTCCGCGGCGATAAGGCCTACTCCAGCCGAGCAACACGAACACGGCTACGCCGCCGCGGCATCGGTGCGGTCATTCCCGAACCATCCGATCAGATCGCCCACCGCAAGCGCCGAGGTGCACGTGGCGGCCGGCCCCCAGCCTTTAACGCCGAGGATTACAAGGGCCGCAACGTCGTTGAACGAAACTTCAATGACGTCAAGCAATGGCGCGGGCTGGCCACTCGCTACGACAAACTCGCCCTCGTCTACCGCGGCGCAGCGGTCCTGCGCGCCATCACCCTCTGGCTATCCCATTTGTCAGACACGCCCTAG
- a CDS encoding IS5/IS1182 family transposase gives MSRFQLLTDAQWSLIEDLLPARTGKRGRPFQNARSMVEGIIYRYPVRHVNGGDTGSVFRRRQHGIAWRDVPDVFGPWQSIWTWHRRMSAEGTWDVVLARLLTAAADAGIIDWAVAVDSTIARAHQHATNITRDTGGWVELHESDDRAA, from the coding sequence ATGTCGCGGTTTCAGTTGCTCACCGATGCTCAGTGGTCCTTGATCGAAGATCTGCTTCCGGCTCGGACAGGTAAGCGGGGCAGGCCCTTTCAGAATGCCCGCTCGATGGTCGAGGGCATCATTTACCGTTACCCGGTGCGGCATGTCAACGGCGGGGACACGGGGTCAGTTTTCAGACGACGCCAACACGGCATTGCCTGGCGAGACGTGCCCGATGTGTTCGGGCCATGGCAGTCGATCTGGACCTGGCATCGAAGAATGAGTGCCGAAGGCACCTGGGATGTCGTGCTGGCCCGGTTGCTGACCGCCGCCGCCGACGCCGGGATCATCGACTGGGCTGTGGCGGTGGATTCCACGATCGCTCGTGCTCACCAACACGCCACGAACATCACCCGCGACACGGGGGGCTGGGTCGAATTACACGAATCTGACGATCGAGCCGCCTGA
- a CDS encoding TetR/AcrR family transcriptional regulator encodes MHRGDDIIAAGSGACGHPSGGPTDRLLDAAEDCLRDRGQSGTTMEDIAGRAGVSRATVYRYFSNRESVVSGFILRATERYLRRIAPRIAEHADLGPASVDFVEETVRAAHREPIIGVLFGSANDLAGVGLAEGTSVALFDLVAEFLRPVFKEWWGSIRVGGVS; translated from the coding sequence GTGCATCGTGGCGATGACATCATCGCGGCGGGGTCAGGCGCCTGCGGCCACCCGAGCGGTGGCCCCACGGATCGCCTGCTCGACGCCGCCGAAGACTGTTTGCGGGATAGGGGGCAGTCGGGCACCACCATGGAGGACATCGCGGGGCGTGCCGGGGTCTCGCGCGCCACGGTGTACCGCTACTTCTCCAATCGCGAGTCCGTCGTGTCCGGTTTCATCCTGCGGGCAACGGAGCGCTACCTGCGACGCATTGCTCCGCGCATCGCTGAACATGCCGATTTAGGTCCGGCGAGCGTCGATTTCGTCGAGGAGACGGTACGGGCGGCTCACCGCGAGCCGATCATCGGTGTGTTGTTCGGCAGCGCCAACGATTTAGCCGGTGTCGGGTTGGCCGAAGGCACGTCGGTGGCACTATTCGACCTCGTCGCCGAATTCCTACGACCGGTCTTCAAAGAGTGGTGGGGATCAATTAGGGTCGGGGGTGTCAGTTGA